In Triticum aestivum cultivar Chinese Spring chromosome 5B, IWGSC CS RefSeq v2.1, whole genome shotgun sequence, the following proteins share a genomic window:
- the LOC123111284 gene encoding cytochrome b5, producing MSKAALTLEEVSKHNTKDDCWLIIAGKVYDVTKFLEDHPGGDDVLLSSTAKDATDDFEDVGHSTTARAMLDEYYVGDMDATTIPARTKYTLPKQPHYNQDKTPEFIIKILQFLVPLAILGLAVAIRMYTKSESA from the exons ATGTCCAAGGCGGCGCTGACCCTGGAGGAGGTGTCCAAGCACAACACCAAGGACGACTGCTGGCTCATCATCGCCGGCAAG GTATACGATGTGACCAAGTTTTTGGAGGATCACCCTGGAGGTGATGATGTACTGTTGTCCTCGACTG CCAAGGACGCAACCGATGACTTTGAGGATGTCGGTCACAGCACCACCGCCCGTGCGATGCTGGACGAGTACTATGTCGGCGACATGGACGCGACCACGATACCTGCCCGGACGAAGTACACTCTGCCGAAGCAACCACACTACAACCAAGACAAGACCCCCGAGTTCATCATCAAGATCCTCCAGTTCCTTGTTCCCCTGGCCATACTTGGTCTGGCTGTTGCCATTAGGATGTACACCAAGTCGGAATCGGCTTAA